Part of the Scylla paramamosain isolate STU-SP2022 chromosome 22, ASM3559412v1, whole genome shotgun sequence genome, atatatatatatatatatatatatatatatatatatatatatatatatatatatatatatatatatatatatatatatatatatatatgtttgttcCTAAATTTCTTCTAGTTTGTTCCAAACTTCTTTACAGCCTATCAATTACAAACTTGGTTCACAGGGATAAACTGACCTGAGAATGCCAGTATGAAGTGGAATTGATATTAGAGATCATCTGATACCACTCAAGGCCATTTTTAGAAAGCTATTAAGTAAAACTCAACTACCAACCACAGACTTGGTCCAAAGTAGTACGCTTGAGTTCACAGGGACCTGTGACTTACTTGACCTGACAAGTGCTAACCTTGAATTATAGTTGGAATTTAACCTCCAAGGCTGCTGCAGGCCATATTTAGGTCCCTATTAATTCAAACTcaaaccaccaacacaacattTGGTCTAATGAGTCATATAATAGCTTCCAGAATGTTCTGGCTAGTCCCGAGGGCCAGGAGGTGTAAAGACACAGGAGGTTTGGAAGGCAATGGGCGCCTCGGCAGAAGTGGCCTgctattaagaaataaaaagaataggcCACATTCACATGCCACTCCTCATTACTACCTTTCTTCCAGGTTCTTGGTCTCCTTCGTAGCCCTGCTGTGCTTGGTGGGAGCAGCAATTGCTCTCTACGTGCCCGACACCCAAGAATTGGGCACCTTCTACACTGGGTAAGTCATCGCCGCCTCCTCGTCTACGTTAACGCTTCATCTCATACATGTCATGCCTCCCCATTCACTTCACGGCATTTACACTGTCTAAATGTTATCACGCTTCTCGTTCCATCTTTGCATTACGAGTaggtgatatttttttgtagttCTCTTATATCCCTATGCACGTTTCATCCAGTTTTGTCTACCTATCTTTTGCTTCtgaattttctcattttattttttagtttctttgtcTCCACTTTAATCACACCATCCTCATCCCTCCATTTTCGTTTCTCTACGTTTAATTCTCCACGCTTCTGCCATTACATTGCATCTCCTCTTAACGTTTCCACCAGCACCGCCATTGACAACACCCGCAGCGAAGGCAGCGCCGACAGTGGCAGCGGcggtagcggcggcggcggcggcagtggcggcggtggcagcgGTAGCGAgggcagtggcggcggcggcagtggcagtggcagcGGTGGCAGCGGCAGTGGAGGCAGCGGCAGTGGCGGCAGTGGCAGCGGTGGCAGTGAAAGtggcagcggcggtggcggcggcagtggcagtggcagcggtggcggcggcggcggtggcggcagtgCCGGCagcggtggcagtggcagtggtagcggtggcagtggaagtggcagcggcggtggaggcggcggtggcggcagtggcggcagcggtggcagcggcagtggcggcggtggcagtggaagtggcagcggcggcggtggtagcagcagtggcggcagcggtggcagCGGCAGTGGAGGCAGCGGTGGCAGCGGCAGTGGCGGCAGTGGCAGCGGTGGCAGTGgaagtggcagcggcggcggcggcggcagcggtagCGGGGGCAGTGGCGGAGGcggcagtggcagtggcagcggcggcggcggcggcagtggaggCAGCGGTAGCGGCGGCAATGGCGGCAGTGGCAGTGgaagtggcagcggcggcggcggcggtggcggcagtggcggcagcggtggcagCGGCAGTGGCGGAAGTGGCAGCGGTGGCAGTGgaagtggcagcggcggcggcggcggcagcggtagCGGGGGCAGTGGCGGAGGCGGCagtggcagtggcggcggcggcggcggcggcggcagtggaggCAGCGGTAGcggcggcagtggcggtggtggcagtggaagtggcagcggcggtggcggcggcagcggtagCGGGGGCAGTGGCGGAGGcggcagtggcagtggcagcggcggcggcggcggcagtggaggCAGCGGTAGCGGCGGCAAtggcggcggtggcagtggaagtggcagcggcggcggcggcggtggcggcagtggcggcagcggtggtagcggcagtggcggcagtggcagcggtggcagtggaagtggcagcggcggtggcggcggcagtggcggcggtggcagtggaagtggcagcggcggcggcggcggtggcggcagtggcggcagcggtggcaacggcagtggcggcagtggcagcggtggcagtggaagtggcagcggcggtggcagtggcagcGGTAGCGGGGGCAGTGGCGGAGGcggcagtggcagtggcagcggcggcggcggcggcagtggaggCAGCGGTAGCGGCGGCAAtggcggcggtggcagtggaagtggcagcggcggcggcggcggtggcggcagtggcggcagcggtggcagcggcagtggcggcagtggcagcggtggcagtggaagtggcagcggcggcggcggcggcagcggtagCGGGGGCAGTGGCGGAGGCGGCagtggcagtggcggcggcggcggcggcggcggcggcggcggcagtggaggCAGCGGTagcggcggcagtggcggcggtggcagtggaagtggcagcggcggcggcggcggcagtggcggcagcTGCAGCGGTAGCGGgggcagtggcagtggcagcggtagcggcggtggcggctgcggtggcggcagtggcggcagcggtggcggcggcggcggcggcagtggcggcagcagtggcggcggcggcggcggcagtggcggcagcggtggcggcagtggcggcagcggtggcggcagtggcggtAGCGGtagcggcggcagcggcagttGCGGAAGCGGCAGTGGCGGAAGCGGcagtggcggcagcggtggcggcggcggcggcggcagtggcggaAGCGGtagtggcggcagcggcagcggctgcagcggtggcggcggcggcggcggcagtggcggaAGCGGCGGCAGGGAAAACAATGGCAATTGCGGCAACAATGGTAATAACGGGAATTCTGGTAACAACGGTGGTATGTGGAATTCCTGTAATAATGGCCACAACGGCTGTGGCAGGCCTCAGATTAGCCTGCAATTCTCGGCTGCTTTCTAAGTATATTTATACTCCCAAAAATTTTTCCTGCTGTCTCCctgtcttctccattgggctcctctgattacaacttcatatttgtatcttgacCTATTGTTCCTTCGCCTAACTGGAAAACCTAGAggtattattattcatcttttcaaAGGAATGACCACTGATCCGTATCAGGGACCAATCTCTGTATGTTGAgcgcataaacacacacacacacacacacacacacacatacacacacacacagcgagaaCAGCGATAACATTGACAAAAGCGGCAATACAAATAACAGCGGAAACACTAGTAACAGTGGCATAGCGATAACTCTGAAAACGCTGCTAATAGCAACAACACGACAACACGAGTAACAATAGTAAAAGTGGCAACagcaataatactaataacactGATAATGGCAGTAACATCGGTAACACCAGTAACAGTGGCAACACCGGTAACACCAGTAACAGGAGCAACACAAGTAACACTAATGACAGCAGCAAccatggccacacacacacacacacacacacacacacacacgagtagcCTCTCCACAAAACCATCACTAAGAGTACTTCTGGTTCAGTCTTTGTGGTCATTTCCATTTGGCGTATTGATTACACCAAATTATGCAGTGAATATTCCCTCTAACTTGCAATTATATGTGTaaaccatgaaaataaatattttgtaaaTTGGATGATGTTTTCTTGGTATCGATTAAGACTGGAAAGTGAGGCGGTATGTGCGTAGTTACTTATTATCCCGCCTGGGCTCAGATACTATATACTGAGTATCATCTGGGGAAGTGCGAAAAATAATCTGATCAGGCTGTTTGCCGCTCCACCATTCTAGTGCTCTAATCTAAAATTATTAACACATAAGAAAGGTCTCAACAAAACCTTGAAAATTCCCATACAGAGTAATGCCACTCACAAGTTTCCAAGTCACGCATTCATGGGgtcgtattctcaaacatttcgtTCAGCATCCCATGTCGAAGACTTTTAACAAGCtgaagtggaagcaaatgggaTTTTCAgctgtgttttcatgattattgttattgccgtcaacatctttttctctgtttacctttctttctatcttctaccGATACTTTCAGACCCACTCACCTTCTGCGACATCACTgcgcaagactttctactttcactcctattctgtccacctctctaatggaagagtaaccagtattctcaaccattcatctctttctctggtaaacttccTGCCTGGTTccgtatttcttcttttctatggctcaaactctttcaagagggaggtttcaggacacttttcctccaatttttggATGATCTTTttaaagaatgtttctccttgTAACACAAAACAAATTCCAAAACTGCCACCGAAGTTGACAGGTTCTCCAGGGATACTACACATCTCTCTTTTTGTCCCAGTGTATGGGACAAATATCTAAGGAAAGACTTGAACCATGCCCTCCATGGTAAAATGTGAGTGTTGACCTTTTTGGTCCTTTATGGATTTGTGATACGGTAAAAAGGAGCGTGAAGAGAAAAGTATTTGGAGTAATTTCCAGTTGCATGGTGACAAGGGCTGTAAATCTGGACATTTCTGAACTAAaaatttttttactgtattGAAGAGATTTACATGTCTTAGAGGATTTCCAAAGAAGCTGTACTCAGATAATGGCACACTGTTGGTGTCTGCTAACAAGGAATTGAGAGAAATGGTTACTCAGTAGAATAAGCATGAAGTATTTAGGTTTAGAAAATTTAATGGTTTAACCTGGCTATTTAACAGATCTGCAGATGGCCCGTGGGAGAACGCTTGTAGCGAATCATTGATTAGATTGGTGAAGAGGTCTCTTACCAGAATCATAGGTGAATCAGTTGTATCTTTTGGAGATACAACTGTGATGTATGAGATTCCCAATGTCTTGAATGAACGGCCTATTGGGTTTAAGCCAAGAGAAGATTTCAGTAAAGGGACTGTGTTGAGACACAATGGTTTATTTACTACTAGGTCGATCTCTCAATGAAGCTCATTGTGGATTTTGGGACGAAAGTGGAATCTTAAATAAGTCAAATGCATTTAAGACGAAGATagttgatttgttttttttttaaattgatgAAGAATTATTTCCCCACTTTAATTGTGCGCCAAAAgtagcagtagacacctgccgaaacggtaattattcccagtgaggtctaaagcactgttcaggggttgctgtgaacttattaataaacccagctgtgacctcattgaacatttccctttgtgtctcacaacacaagggggcaatcacaaattgccctctaaagacaactctcttcctccacacaaaactacaagcacctaataacacacacacccttcactcaaaaatttcaaaatcatcatggcgactcctacaccagcctcggagtccccatctggggagggaacaa contains:
- the LOC135111875 gene encoding loricrin-like gives rise to the protein MRFLVSFVALLCLVGAAIALYVPDTQELGTFYTGTAIDNTRSEGSADSGSGGSGGGGGSGGGGSGSEGSGGGGSGSGSGGSGSGGSGSGGSGSGGSESGSGGGGGSGSGSGGGGGGGGSAGSGGSGSGSGGSGSGSGGGGGGGGSGGSGGSGSGGGGSGSGSGGGGSSSGGSGGSGSGGSGGSGSGGSGSGGSGSGSGGGGGSGSGGSGGGGSGSGSGGGGGSGGSGSGGNGGSGSGSGSGGGGGGGSGGSGGSGSGGSGSGGSGSGSGGGGGSGSGGSGGGGSGSGGGGGGGGSGGSGSGGSGGGGSGSGSGGGGGSGSGGSGGGGSGSGSGGGGGSGGSGSGGNGGGGSGSGSGGGGGGGSGGSGGSGSGGSGSGGSGSGSGGGGGSGGGGSGSGSGGGGGGGSGGSGGNGSGGSGSGGSGSGSGGGSGSGSGGSGGGGSGSGSGGGGGSGGSGSGGNGGGGSGSGSGGGGGGGSGGSGGSGSGGSGSGGSGSGSGGGGGSGSGGSGGGGSGSGGGGGGGGGGGSGGSGSGGSGGGGSGSGSGGGGGSGGSCSGSGGSGSGSGSGGGGCGGGSGGSGGGGGGGSGGSSGGGGGGSGGSGGGSGGSGGGSGGSGSGGSGSCGSGSGGSGSGGSGGGGGGGSGGSGSGGSGSGCSGGGGGGGSGGSGGRENNGNCGNNGNNGNSGNNGGMWNSCNNGHNGCGRPQISLQFSAAF